GCGTAGCTTCGGCGGGTGCAGACACGGCCCTCCAGGTCGAACCGGAAGATGGCGGCGCCCGAAGATGGGCCAGTGAGGCCGGCGCTCTCCCCCTTCCACTCGCCTTCCAGAAAGCGCAAACCAGCGAAGGTGTCGGTAGTGGGACGTGGCGCTGGAACCTGGGCGCCCAGCATCCCAAGAACGGTCAGAGTCAGGACGACCCGCCGCATGGCGACTCCTCAGGCCAGCGTCGAGGGCTGGCACCACGTTTTGGCCAGCATCTCAAACCGGTCTCCGCGCTGTTCAAAATTATCGAACTGATCAAAGCTGGCACAGGCTGGACTGAGCAGCACCTGGTCACCGGGCTGCGCCGAGCTGAAGGCGGCGCGAACCGCGTCATCAAAGCCGGGCACCACCTCATGAGGCAGATCCGCCAGGTCCCTTTTGAGTTGAGGAATGGCCTCTCCCAGGAAAATCAGGCGACGCAGTTTGCCGACAAGGGCCTCGCGCAGGGGTTGGTAACTGGCTCCCTTGTCGGTGCCACCCAGCAGCAGCACCAGGGGCCCTGGAAGGGCACGGATGGCCGTCAGCGTGGCATCCACGTTGGTGCCTTTGGAATCGTTGTAGGCCTTCACGCCGTCCTTCTCGCCGCAAAAGGCGATGCGATGGGCGAGGCCCGGATAGCTCTTCAATCCCTCACGCAGACTTGCGTGCGATGCGCCCATGTGGCTCGCCAACAGGCATGCGACCAGGGCGTTTTCCACGTTGTGATCGCCGGGAATGAGCAGCTCCGTCCTGGAAATCAGCGGCTCGCCATGCAGGTGGAGGAGGCCCGAAGCATCGCACCACGCCTCGCATTCCGACCAGCCGAAACGAGCTGTCCTCGCGGATCCCGGGGCATCTTCCCACCATTCCGGATGCGCCGCTGGAACCACCCGGAGGTCCGCGGCGTCCTGCCCTTCGAAGATGCGCAACTTGGTTTGGCGATACACCTCCATGGTGCCGTGGCGGGCGAGGTGATCCGGCGTGAGGTTGAGAAAGGCTGCGCCTTCCGCGTGAAAGGCTCGCGTGGATTCCAGCTGGTAGCTGCTCAGCTCCACCACGAACACCGTGGCTGGCGCGGCCGCTTCCACCGCCTCGATCATCGGCGTGCCCAGGTTGCCGCACGCGACAGACGGGATGCCCGAGGCATTGAGCAGGTGTGCCACCAGATCCGTGGTGGTGCTCTTCCCATTGGTACCCGTCACGGCGAGCACGCGGCTGCCGTCAGCACGTTCCCGCAGCACCCGATGGGCCAGTTCCACTTCGCCAATCACGGGAATGCCTTGCTCGATGGCTGCAGCCACGAAAGGCACCCGGCGGGAAATGCCAGGGCTGAGGATCATCTCCTCGCAGTCTTCCAATAGTACGAAGGGATGATCTCCCCATACACCTGGGATGCCTGCGAGGGTCAGTTCAGCCTCCAGGACAGGCCCGGGATCCGGGCGCTTATCCGTGATCAGCACCGCCTGTCCACGCTTCGCCAGATGGCGCGCCGCCGCCAATCCAGACCGTCCCGCTCCCATGACCACGGTGCGCATGCCGCCTCCTCCTTTCAGACTAGAAGCCTGTAGATGGATGTGAAAGCCCCACCTGCGTGCAGATGCGACAGGCATTTCCCTCAGCGCCCACGCTACAATGACAGCGTGCCCCATGGATTGAGTGCGGAGTGAACATGCCCAAGGGCATTCTGGAAAGCATGTTGAGTGGCGAAGGCATCATCGTGCCGCACGTGCAGCCCATGTACCGGCTCAGCGACAACCGACTCATGGCCCGCGAGTACCTCGCCCGGCACATCGATGCCGATGGCCGTGCTCATGCGGTAGGCCCGCTGCTGCAGGATCCGGCGCTCAGTCCCACGGACCGGCTCCTTCTGGATTTGAAATTCCTAGAATCCACCTTTCAAACCCTGACGCGCACCGGCGACGCCAGCTACCTGCACTTCGTGAATCTAGAACCGGTGAGCCTCGAAGCACCGGGCTTCTGGGAGAGCCTGCCCCGTTGGCTGGAAGCCCTGCCCTTCGCAGCTGAGCGAGTGGTCATGGAATTCACGGAATCGCAAGGCGTCCACGATCTTGAGGCGCTGCAGGGCTACGCGAACCGTCTGCGAGATCTGGGCCTTCAGGTGGCGGTGGATGATCTAGGCGCGGGCGTGGCCAGCCTCACGCACATGGCGCGGCTCGCTCCGGATTTCATCAAGGCCGACCGCAGCCTGGTGGAACAGGTGCACCGCCGCCCCTATCAGGCCGCACTTCTGAACGCCCTCTCGCACTTCGCCGAGCGAATGTGCATCGGCTTCATCGCCGAAGGCATCGAAACCCTGGAAGAACTCCAAGCCATTCTCGACGCGGACGTGCCCTGGGGTCAGGGCTACGTCCTGGGTCAGCCCTGGCCCACGCAGCCCCGGCCTCTCGTGGGTTCTATCGCAGCTTCAGAGAGCTGAGCGCCAGGATGGAGCACACGATGGCCGTGATCCACATGCGGATGACGACCTTGGTTTCCTGCAGGCCGCCCAGCTCCAGGTGATGGTGGAAGGGGGCCATGCGGAAGATGCGCTTGCCGCCGCGCAGCTTGAAGCTGCCCACCTGCAAAATGACGCTCACGGCCTCCAGCACGAAGAGCCCCCCCGCGATGACCAGCAGCAGCTCCTGCTTGATCACCACCGCCACCGTACCCAGCGCGCCACCCAGGGCCAGTGAACCCGTGTCGCCCATGAACACTTCCGCCGGATGGGCGTTGTACCACAGGAAGCCCAGGCAGGCCCCGGCCATGGCCCCCATGAACACGGACAGTTCGGCACCGCCAGGCACATGCGGCACCACCAGGTATGCCGCAATTTTCGCGTGGCCCACGATGTAGGCCAGGATGGCGAAGGTGAGCGACACGATGAGCGTGCCGCCAATGGCAAGGCCATCCAGGCCATCCGTGAGATTCACGGCATTGCTGGTGCCCACCATCACCAGCCAGATCCAGGGGATGAGGAAGATGCCCACGTTGGGCCGGAAGTTCTTGAAAAAGGGCACCGAGAGCTGGCTCGTGGCCGAACCCCGGAGACCGAAATGCAGGATGAGCCAGGCCACCAGCAGCGAGATGCCCGTGAGCAGCGCCATCTTCTGCCAGCTGGTGAGGCCCAGGTTCTGCTTCTTGAGCAGCTTCTGCGCATCGTCAAAGGCGCCGACCGTGCCGAATCCCACCAGCGCCAAGAGCGCCACCCAAATGGCGCCACTCTTCAGATCACACCACAGCAGCGTCGAAACCGTGATCACCAGCAGCACCAGGATGCCGCCCATGGTGGGCGTGCCCGCCTTCTTCTGGTGGTTCTCCGGGCCCACGTCCCGGATGTGCTGGCCCATTTTCAGGGCCGTCAGGGTGCGGATCACCCAGGGTCCCAGCAGCAGGCTGAGCACCATGGCCGTGGCCGCGGCCATGGCCGTGCGGAAGGTCACGTAGCGGAAGACGGAAAAGCCCGGGACGAGGTCGCGGTAGGGAAAGAGAAGCCAAGGCAGCATGAGTCGTCCAGGTGCGGTGTGCGGTGAGTCAGCGGGCGAGAAGCCATTCCACGGCGCGTTCGGCGCGCCAGAATCGGCTTCCCTTCACCAGGATACGGGCTCCGGGCGGAATTGCGGAGAGCCCAGCTGCATCGTCGCGCAGGGACTCGAAATCCGGAAAGGCCTGGGCCCGCTGGCCGAAGCCCTCCGCCAGCTCTTCAGCGAATTCTCCATAGACCCAGAGCCTCGATAAGCCGAGGACCTTGAGGGCCGCACCTGTCTCCCGGTGGAGGCGCGCGGCTTCGCTCCCCAGTTCCCGCATGGAGCCCAGCACGGCCACCGCCTCGCCGCCGGGCAGCTGCAGCAGGGCCCGGGCGCAGGCCAGAATCGAATCCACGCTGGCGTTGTAGGTTTCATCCAGGAGGCAGCCGCCCTTGGAAAGGTTGTGGAGGCGGCCTCGGCCCGGCTCTGGCGTCACGGTGCCCAGGCCCCGTGCCACCCGCTCTGCGTCAAAGCCCAACGCGATGGCCAGGGCAGCAGCCAGGGCCGCGTTGCGAATCTGATGTTCCCCGGGGAGCTGGAGGCGGATGGGCAGCGGGCCCGAAGGGGTTCGCAGGTGGAAGGCCCCGCCTGCCGCTCCCAGGGATTCGACCGCCTCCCAGCCAAAGGCCTGGCCCTCTCCCACGGGAAGGGCTCGCGCATGCTGGGCCCAGGGCTGTTCGGCGATCCAGCGGCACCAGGCATCCGTGGCCAGGTGGGCCCAGAGGCCACCCCGATTCAGGCCCGCCACCAGCTCACCCTTGGCCGCGGCGACACCCTCCTGCCCGTTGGCGAAGTTCTCGATGTGCGCCGTGCCCACCAAGGTGATCAAGCCCGCATCCAGCGGCGCGATTTCCGTGAGCCGTCGAATCTCCCCTGGCGTGCTCATGCCCATTTCCAGCACCGCGGCGCCAAGGCCCTCGGGCAGGGTGGCCAGGGCCTCGGGCAGGCCCAGCGTGTTGTTGCGGTTGCCCGGTGTTTGCCAGCCGCCCACGGCCGCGGCCAGCAACTCCTTGGTGCTGGTCTTCCCGACACTCCCCGTGACGCCGAACACCACCTTGGGCCGCACCGCCTCCAGGCGCGCCTGGCCCCAATGCTGCAGCGCGACCAGCGTGTCCGGCACCACCAGCTGCGGACATTCCAACGGCAGGGGATGGTCCACCAGCAGCGCGGCGGCGCCCTTCTCCACGGCCTGGGCGGCGAACTCATGGCCATCCCGCTCGGCCCGGAGGGCCACGAAACAGGCACCGGGAACGAGGGTCCGCGTGTCCAGCGAGAGCGCGCTGGGCATCACGGAACCCTCACCCAGGATCTCCCCCCCCAGATGGGAGGCGATCTGGAACAGAGACCACTGGCTCATGCCGACCCCTTTGCAGATGCCCGCCGCAACCGATCCCGGACCGCCATCCAGGCTTCGCCATCCGGGGGCTGCTCCACCAAGATACGGTCGAAGCCTTCGTCGTCCAGGTCGTGCAGCAACGCATACAGGCGTGTCCCCACCGCTTCGGCATCTAGGGGCAGGCTGATCCCCCGCACCCCTTCAGGCAGCAGGGGCAGCGCGCCGAAAGCCACGTAGGCTCTGCGACCTTCGGATACGAGGCAGCCCGTTCCTGGTTCCACCAGCTCCAGCCGCGCGCGGGGTGCGTAGTGGCGTTCCGCCATGCCCGGCGCCGCCTGCGCTTCCCCGGCCCTCACGGCGCCTTCCCAGATCTCCACCGGGCCGATGATGGCCTCGATGTCCGCTGGGGCGATGGGCCCCGGCCGCAGGATACGCGGGCGTTCTCTGCTCAGATCGAGGATGGTCGATTCCAGCCCCGCTTCGGTGGGGCCGCCGTCGAGGATCAGATCCACCACCTCGCCCAGGCTTGAAGCGACGTGTTCGGGGCGGGTGGGCGACAGGTGCTGGCTGCGGTTGGCGCTGGGCGCGGCCAGGGGACGGCCCACGGCGCGGATGAGGGCCAGGGCCAGGCGGTGGGATGGGCAGCGCAGCGCCACGCTGGGGCCCTGCGCCCGCACGATGGCCGGCACTAGCGCCGAGGCAGGCAGCACCAGGGTGAGCGGCCCGGGCCAGAAGCGCTCGGCCAACCGCTGGGCGACCTCGGGCCAGTGCGAAACGAGCACCTTCGCCGAGGCGATGCCCTCCACATGGAGGATCACCGGATTGGTGGCTGGGCGCCCCTTGGCCGCGTAGATCTTGGCCACAGCGTCGGCGTTCAGCCCGTCGGCCCCAAGCCCGTACACGGTCTCGGTGGGAAAGGCCACCAGCCCACCCGATGAGAGGATGGCTGCGGCTTCCCGCAGCACCGGCGAATCGGCCCCGGAGGCCCGGAGGATGCGGGTCACTGCGAGCTTCCCAGGGCGGCTTCCACCGCGGCGCGATCGCTGTAGGGATGCTTCACGCCGTGGATTTCCTGGTAGGGTTCATGCCCCTTCCCCGCCAGCAGCAGCAGGTCGCCGGGGCGGCAGTCCGCCAGGGCCTGGGCCACGGTGGCCCGCCGATCGGCGTGGCGGTGGTAGCGGGAAGCGTCGTTGCGGAGGGCCTCGGGAATGCCCGGCGCGGCGTCATCCAGGATGCGTTCAGGGTCTTCGCTGCGGGGATTGTCGCTGGTGTGCCAAAGCACGTCCGCCCCCGCGGCGACCGCGGCCGCCATGAGGGGGCGCTTGGCGCGGTCCCGGTCGCCACCGCAGCCGAAGAGCACGTGCAGACGCGCGCCCGGGGGCAGCAGTCGCCGCCCCTCGGCCAGCAGCTTTTCCAGGGCATCCGGCGTGTGGGCGTAATCCACCATGACTCCGAAAGGCTGGCCACAATCCACGCGCTCGAGGCGGCCTGGGGCGCCCGTCAGGTGGGCAACTGCAGGCAACAACTGGTTCAGGTCGAAACCCGCCTCCGCGCAGGCCGCGAGGGCAGCCAGCAGGTTGTAGGCATTGAAGCGGCCCAGCAGCGGGCTCTCCACCCGGAAATCGCCCTGCAGCCCCTGCAGGCGGAAGCAGGTGCCCGTGGGGCCCAGTTCCAATTCCGTGGCACGGTAATCCGCCTCGTGATCGATGGCGTAGCTCCAGCAGCGTCCGCCTTCCAGCAGACGGCGGCCATAGGCGTCATCGGCGTTCACCAGAAAGCGGCCGCATTGGTTCCTCAAGCTCGCCTTGGCCTGGAAATAGGCCTCCAGAGTGCCGTGGTAGTCCAGATGATCCTGGGTGAGGTTGGTGAACACCCCCACTTTGAACAGGGCGCCGTGGACTCGACCAAGACACAGCGCATGGCTGCTCACCTCCACCGCCGAGGCCGCATCGCCTGCTTCCACGCTGCGCCGCAGCCAGCGGTAGAAGGCCGGGCTTTCCGGCGTGGTGCGGACGGCCTCCTCTTCCTGATCGCCCGCGGCGTTGAGCACCGTGCCCACCAGCCCGCAGCCGATGCCTGCGCCCCGCAGGAGCTGGCGGATGAGGGTAGTGGTGGTGGTCTTGCCATTGGTGCCCGTCACGCCGATGAGCGCCAAATGCTCATCGGGCGTGCCGTGCAGCCGACGGGCCATCTCTGCCATGCGCAATCGGGGGTCGGCCAGGAAGGTGCAGGCGGCCACGGTATCGGGCACCTCCACAGGAGCTTCGCTCAGCACCGCGCTGGCGCCCAAGGCCAGCGCCTGGGGCACGAAGGCCGCACCATCCGCCTTTTCGCCCTTGAGGGCCAGGAAGGCCCAGCCCTGCCGGATGTCGCGGCTGTCGCTGCTGAGATCCACCACCTCCACATCCGGCCCGGACTGCCGCGTGGCGATGCCATCGATGAGGGTGTCGAGGTTCATGGGTTGCCCGCCTTGATCTTCACCACGGTGCCCGGCTCCAGCGGAGCGCCCGGATCGGGGCTCTGACTGAGAACGCGGGTGGCCGTGCTGCCCGGAGCCGCTTCGATCCGCGGTGTGCCGCCCACCAGCACCACGCGGTGGATGGCCGCCTTGAGGCTGAGACCCTTGAGATCAGGCACCCGGCCGCGTTCCACGTGCACGGTGGCCTCATCGGTTTCACTCACGGGCCAGTCCCGCAGGGAGAGCTTCAGATCGGCCTCGCGATCAGGATCCGGCGAGGTCTCGCGGAAGCGCAGGATGTTGTCGCCGATGCGCTTGAAGAGAGGGGCCGCCACATCACCACCCGTGGTGTCACCGGCAGGATCGTCCAGCATGACCATCACGCCGTACTGGGGCTTGTCCGCGGGAAAGAACCCCATGAAGGACGCGAAGTGACGCCGGGGATCGTACTTGCCATCGATGAGCTTGCGGCTGGTGCCGGTTTTGCCGAAGGCCACCACGCCGTTATCCAACTGAGCCCGCTTGCCCGTGCCGCGGGTGAGGACGCCTTTCAGGGCCTCCTTCATGAGGTTCGCGGTCTCCTCACTCAGCACCTGGCCCCGCACCGTGGGTTTGAATTCCTTCAGCAGCAGACCCTTGTCGTTGTAGATGCGCTGCACCAGGATGGGCTGCATGAGCTTGCCGCCGTTGGCCAGGGCGCAGCCCGCCATGAGGATCTGCAAAGGGGTGGTGTTCAGTCCGTAGCCGTAGGAGAAGGTGTACTGGGTGGGCACGCTCCAGCGGTCCGGCGCGATCATGCGGCCGGCGCTTTCCCCAGGGAAGTTCAGGCCGGTCGCATCGCCGAAGCCGAACTTGCGCAAGTACGAGTAG
This sequence is a window from Geothrix sp. PMB-07. Protein-coding genes within it:
- the murD gene encoding UDP-N-acetylmuramoyl-L-alanine--D-glutamate ligase; this translates as MRTVVMGAGRSGLAAARHLAKRGQAVLITDKRPDPGPVLEAELTLAGIPGVWGDHPFVLLEDCEEMILSPGISRRVPFVAAAIEQGIPVIGEVELAHRVLRERADGSRVLAVTGTNGKSTTTDLVAHLLNASGIPSVACGNLGTPMIEAVEAAAPATVFVVELSSYQLESTRAFHAEGAAFLNLTPDHLARHGTMEVYRQTKLRIFEGQDAADLRVVPAAHPEWWEDAPGSARTARFGWSECEAWCDASGLLHLHGEPLISRTELLIPGDHNVENALVACLLASHMGASHASLREGLKSYPGLAHRIAFCGEKDGVKAYNDSKGTNVDATLTAIRALPGPLVLLLGGTDKGASYQPLREALVGKLRRLIFLGEAIPQLKRDLADLPHEVVPGFDDAVRAAFSSAQPGDQVLLSPACASFDQFDNFEQRGDRFEMLAKTWCQPSTLA
- a CDS encoding UDP-N-acetylmuramoyl-L-alanyl-D-glutamate--2,6-diaminopimelate ligase, which encodes MNLDTLIDGIATRQSGPDVEVVDLSSDSRDIRQGWAFLALKGEKADGAAFVPQALALGASAVLSEAPVEVPDTVAACTFLADPRLRMAEMARRLHGTPDEHLALIGVTGTNGKTTTTTLIRQLLRGAGIGCGLVGTVLNAAGDQEEEAVRTTPESPAFYRWLRRSVEAGDAASAVEVSSHALCLGRVHGALFKVGVFTNLTQDHLDYHGTLEAYFQAKASLRNQCGRFLVNADDAYGRRLLEGGRCWSYAIDHEADYRATELELGPTGTCFRLQGLQGDFRVESPLLGRFNAYNLLAALAACAEAGFDLNQLLPAVAHLTGAPGRLERVDCGQPFGVMVDYAHTPDALEKLLAEGRRLLPPGARLHVLFGCGGDRDRAKRPLMAAAVAAGADVLWHTSDNPRSEDPERILDDAAPGIPEALRNDASRYHRHADRRATVAQALADCRPGDLLLLAGKGHEPYQEIHGVKHPYSDRAAVEAALGSSQ
- a CDS encoding L-threonylcarbamoyladenylate synthase codes for the protein MTRILRASGADSPVLREAAAILSSGGLVAFPTETVYGLGADGLNADAVAKIYAAKGRPATNPVILHVEGIASAKVLVSHWPEVAQRLAERFWPGPLTLVLPASALVPAIVRAQGPSVALRCPSHRLALALIRAVGRPLAAPSANRSQHLSPTRPEHVASSLGEVVDLILDGGPTEAGLESTILDLSRERPRILRPGPIAPADIEAIIGPVEIWEGAVRAGEAQAAPGMAERHYAPRARLELVEPGTGCLVSEGRRAYVAFGALPLLPEGVRGISLPLDAEAVGTRLYALLHDLDDEGFDRILVEQPPDGEAWMAVRDRLRRASAKGSA
- a CDS encoding EAL domain-containing protein, with product MPKGILESMLSGEGIIVPHVQPMYRLSDNRLMAREYLARHIDADGRAHAVGPLLQDPALSPTDRLLLDLKFLESTFQTLTRTGDASYLHFVNLEPVSLEAPGFWESLPRWLEALPFAAERVVMEFTESQGVHDLEALQGYANRLRDLGLQVAVDDLGAGVASLTHMARLAPDFIKADRSLVEQVHRRPYQAALLNALSHFAERMCIGFIAEGIETLEELQAILDADVPWGQGYVLGQPWPTQPRPLVGSIAASES
- the mraY gene encoding phospho-N-acetylmuramoyl-pentapeptide-transferase, whose translation is MLPWLLFPYRDLVPGFSVFRYVTFRTAMAAATAMVLSLLLGPWVIRTLTALKMGQHIRDVGPENHQKKAGTPTMGGILVLLVITVSTLLWCDLKSGAIWVALLALVGFGTVGAFDDAQKLLKKQNLGLTSWQKMALLTGISLLVAWLILHFGLRGSATSQLSVPFFKNFRPNVGIFLIPWIWLVMVGTSNAVNLTDGLDGLAIGGTLIVSLTFAILAYIVGHAKIAAYLVVPHVPGGAELSVFMGAMAGACLGFLWYNAHPAEVFMGDTGSLALGGALGTVAVVIKQELLLVIAGGLFVLEAVSVILQVGSFKLRGGKRIFRMAPFHHHLELGGLQETKVVIRMWITAIVCSILALSSLKLR
- the murF gene encoding UDP-N-acetylmuramoyl-tripeptide--D-alanyl-D-alanine ligase, which gives rise to MSQWSLFQIASHLGGEILGEGSVMPSALSLDTRTLVPGACFVALRAERDGHEFAAQAVEKGAAALLVDHPLPLECPQLVVPDTLVALQHWGQARLEAVRPKVVFGVTGSVGKTSTKELLAAAVGGWQTPGNRNNTLGLPEALATLPEGLGAAVLEMGMSTPGEIRRLTEIAPLDAGLITLVGTAHIENFANGQEGVAAAKGELVAGLNRGGLWAHLATDAWCRWIAEQPWAQHARALPVGEGQAFGWEAVESLGAAGGAFHLRTPSGPLPIRLQLPGEHQIRNAALAAALAIALGFDAERVARGLGTVTPEPGRGRLHNLSKGGCLLDETYNASVDSILACARALLQLPGGEAVAVLGSMRELGSEAARLHRETGAALKVLGLSRLWVYGEFAEELAEGFGQRAQAFPDFESLRDDAAGLSAIPPGARILVKGSRFWRAERAVEWLLAR